The following proteins are co-located in the Brevibacillus laterosporus DSM 25 genome:
- a CDS encoding GNAT family N-acetyltransferase — protein MIHRKTFYQKEVWVNNNQIIIEGPVCSKDLANMEFDEGLKAFRSPKQQHEALVEIADLPEGRIIVARHENAVLAYVTFLHPDPLERWSMIKMDDLLELGAIEVSSKIRKGGIAKQMLEVALMDDALEDYIILSTEYYWHWDLQGTGLSVWDYRKVMEKLMGSVGMMWMATDDPEICSHPANCLMTRIGKRVPLESMTTFDSMRFQSRYMY, from the coding sequence GTGATTCATAGGAAAACATTTTATCAAAAAGAAGTATGGGTTAATAATAACCAAATTATAATTGAAGGCCCAGTTTGCTCTAAAGACTTGGCTAATATGGAATTTGATGAAGGCTTAAAAGCATTTCGCTCTCCCAAACAACAACACGAAGCTCTAGTTGAAATTGCTGACCTACCCGAAGGACGAATTATTGTGGCACGCCATGAAAATGCAGTCTTGGCTTACGTCACCTTCCTACATCCTGACCCACTGGAGCGTTGGTCCATGATTAAAATGGATGATTTACTTGAGCTAGGAGCTATTGAGGTAAGCTCAAAGATACGTAAGGGTGGTATAGCAAAACAGATGCTAGAAGTGGCTCTTATGGACGATGCATTGGAAGATTACATTATTTTATCAACCGAGTACTATTGGCATTGGGATTTACAAGGAACAGGATTAAGTGTCTGGGACTATCGCAAAGTGATGGAGAAATTGATGGGGAGTGTTGGTATGATGTGGATGGCCACCGATGATCCCGAAATTTGCTCGCATCCAGCAAACTGTCTAATGACTCGAATCGGTAAACGAGTTCCTCTTGAAAGTATGACTACCTTTGACAGCATGCGTTTTCAATCACGTTATATGTATTAA
- a CDS encoding CBS and ACT domain-containing protein produces MRLEDFMRKQVVTATATTSIREALALLKQNRIRHLPVLDNQILVGIVSDRDLRDALPSSLYARSDDHIIMTKPVQEIMNTEVITAHPLDFLEEAAKTMYEYKVGSLPVLEENKLVGIVTESDILYKMIELFGVNKASSQIEIEVEDRYGVLAEVSQVIRESKVNVSSVIVFPSATEGKKILVFRVTTMDTRTVTSMLRDKGFHVLDPIRGEFLRD; encoded by the coding sequence ATGCGTTTAGAAGATTTTATGCGCAAACAGGTAGTCACAGCTACCGCAACCACAAGTATACGCGAAGCATTAGCCCTCTTAAAGCAAAATCGCATTCGCCATCTACCAGTCCTAGATAATCAAATTCTTGTCGGAATCGTCTCCGACCGAGACCTACGTGATGCACTCCCCTCTTCTCTATACGCCAGATCCGATGACCATATTATCATGACCAAACCAGTACAAGAGATTATGAATACAGAGGTTATAACCGCTCACCCTCTTGATTTTCTTGAGGAGGCTGCCAAAACCATGTACGAGTACAAAGTGGGGTCATTGCCAGTGCTCGAAGAAAACAAATTAGTTGGCATTGTTACAGAATCTGATATTTTATATAAAATGATTGAACTGTTTGGTGTAAACAAAGCAAGCTCTCAGATAGAAATAGAAGTAGAAGATCGCTACGGTGTGTTAGCGGAGGTAAGTCAGGTTATTCGTGAATCTAAAGTAAATGTGAGCAGTGTTATTGTATTTCCCTCAGCCACAGAAGGTAAAAAAATTCTGGTTTTTCGAGTGACAACCATGGATACTCGCACGGTGACAAGCATGTTACGTGACAAAGGCTTTCATGTACTCGACCCGATCAGGGGGGAATTCCTACGTGACTAG
- a CDS encoding acetoin utilization protein AcuC: MYSTRSGGNSYVTSTPRLIYSADYTKYFFHEEHPFNQRRLLLTYDLMQAYGLLTSENIMAPRHATDEELLLVHDPRYLEIVKRQGTQQEELPLAPSYGLGTEDVPIFENMHEATSLIVGGTISAVDIVMNGQAEHSFNPAGGLHHAFRGKASGFCIYNDCSVAIAYIRKHWNARVLYIDTDAHHGDGVQWAFYDDPNVMTISLHETGKYLFPGTGNVTERGDGQGFGYCVNVPLDAFTEDDSFLEIYEALLPRIAHGFQPDIIITQNGCDAHNYDPLTHLSCSMRIYQHIPRLAHKLAHELCQGRWVAVGGGGYDIWRVVPRAWTLLWSEMTDQWLSDGPLPTEWLQKWLPYSPLELPTCLFDDVSTFMTIPRRGEISEKNRLSLGKAILHAPHR, from the coding sequence ATGTACTCGACCCGATCAGGGGGGAATTCCTACGTGACTAGTACCCCCCGTCTAATCTATTCAGCTGACTATACCAAATATTTTTTTCATGAGGAACATCCCTTTAATCAAAGACGTCTATTACTCACATATGACCTCATGCAAGCTTATGGATTACTAACTTCAGAAAATATTATGGCTCCACGCCATGCCACCGACGAAGAATTACTGCTCGTACATGATCCACGATACCTAGAGATAGTGAAGCGACAGGGTACCCAACAAGAAGAATTACCGCTTGCACCAAGCTATGGCTTAGGTACCGAAGATGTCCCCATATTTGAAAATATGCATGAAGCCACATCTCTTATTGTGGGAGGAACTATCTCGGCAGTCGATATCGTGATGAATGGACAGGCGGAACACTCCTTTAATCCTGCTGGTGGGTTGCATCATGCCTTTCGTGGGAAAGCATCCGGCTTCTGTATTTACAACGATTGCTCTGTAGCAATCGCATACATACGCAAACATTGGAATGCCCGCGTCTTGTATATTGATACAGATGCCCATCATGGTGACGGCGTTCAATGGGCCTTTTATGACGACCCCAATGTCATGACGATCTCCCTGCATGAGACAGGAAAATATCTTTTTCCAGGTACAGGAAATGTAACGGAGCGTGGAGATGGCCAAGGCTTTGGTTATTGTGTAAATGTACCACTTGATGCTTTCACCGAAGATGACTCTTTCCTAGAAATTTACGAAGCCCTCCTCCCTAGAATCGCACATGGTTTTCAACCTGATATTATCATTACTCAAAATGGTTGCGATGCCCACAACTACGATCCCCTCACACATTTGAGTTGCTCTATGCGTATCTATCAGCACATCCCCCGACTTGCCCATAAACTAGCTCATGAGTTATGTCAAGGAAGATGGGTAGCCGTTGGCGGTGGAGGCTATGATATTTGGCGTGTTGTTCCTCGTGCTTGGACTCTACTATGGAGCGAGATGACAGATCAATGGCTATCAGACGGTCCACTTCCCACTGAATGGTTACAAAAATGGCTGCCGTACAGCCCCTTGGAGTTACCTACCTGTTTGTTTGATGATGTGAGTACTTTCATGACGATTCCAAGGCGTGGTGAAATTAGCGAAAAAAATCGTCTATCTTTGGGAAAAGCAATCTTGCATGCTCCTCATCGGTGA
- a CDS encoding VOC family protein, translating to MNFHGYPYTFVSQVHLIIENIERSIAFYKDMLGFQILDRTETKVVFTANGKTPLVTIEQPDNVAPKEPWKTGLYHFALLVPSRADLANTLLHLLQEGYPLQGASDHLVSEAVYLADPDGNGIEIYVDRPSETWVWEGDSVGMSTEPLDIEGLLQENKEENWKGLPSGTIMGHIHLQVANLQQAEEFYTQGLGFEVVSRYGSQALFISTGKYHHHIGLNTWVSAGASAPSPNSVGLQSYTLVLPDEESRERMVQQVKSFGASIKGENGIMITKDPFGNTIRLVV from the coding sequence ATGAATTTCCATGGCTATCCATATACATTTGTAAGTCAGGTTCATCTTATCATCGAAAATATAGAGCGTTCTATAGCATTTTACAAAGATATGTTGGGATTTCAGATTCTCGATCGTACGGAAACAAAAGTAGTTTTTACTGCTAATGGAAAAACACCACTGGTAACAATTGAGCAGCCAGATAATGTAGCACCGAAAGAACCATGGAAGACAGGATTATATCATTTCGCACTCTTAGTTCCTAGCCGTGCTGATTTGGCTAATACTCTGTTACATCTTCTTCAAGAAGGCTATCCGTTACAGGGAGCTTCTGATCATCTTGTTAGTGAGGCCGTTTATTTAGCAGACCCTGATGGGAATGGAATTGAAATTTATGTAGATCGACCATCTGAAACATGGGTTTGGGAGGGCGACTCTGTAGGAATGAGCACAGAACCCTTGGATATCGAAGGTCTTTTGCAAGAGAATAAAGAAGAAAACTGGAAAGGACTACCAAGTGGTACGATCATGGGACATATCCATTTACAGGTAGCGAATTTACAGCAGGCAGAGGAATTTTATACACAGGGGCTTGGGTTTGAAGTCGTATCTAGATATGGGAGCCAGGCACTCTTTATATCAACAGGAAAATACCATCATCATATCGGTTTGAATACATGGGTAAGCGCTGGAGCATCTGCGCCAAGTCCGAATAGCGTTGGATTACAATCTTATACGCTGGTATTACCTGACGAGGAATCGAGAGAAAGAATGGTTCAGCAGGTGAAAAGTTTCGGGGCATCCATCAAAGGAGAAAACGGGATAATGATTACGAAAGATCCGTTTGGCAATACTATCCGTTTAGTAGTGTAA
- a CDS encoding glutaredoxin family protein translates to MSQSTAIVYSTKGCIECDMVKKMLDEKSVSYEVRDVMSSSQYQEEVEAFGFMGVPVTVVNGKAVKGYQPDGILQMLGKSK, encoded by the coding sequence ATGAGTCAATCAACGGCAATTGTTTATTCCACAAAAGGCTGCATTGAGTGCGATATGGTTAAAAAAATGCTAGATGAGAAGTCAGTTTCTTATGAAGTAAGAGATGTCATGAGCAGTAGTCAGTATCAGGAAGAAGTAGAGGCATTCGGATTTATGGGGGTTCCTGTTACTGTAGTGAATGGAAAAGCAGTAAAAGGCTACCAGCCTGATGGTATTTTACAAATGTTAGGGAAATCAAAATAA